From Candidatus Schekmanbacteria bacterium, one genomic window encodes:
- a CDS encoding hydrogenase iron-sulfur subunit, with amino-acid sequence MNKKAGKEDFVKEPTTEEKELALFICTCADEISKTIDIEKIVESIQTDNTFKSVVIHNALCQKEGIKFIADKVKSEFIEKFVISACSPQSIGKIFKEGLERAGISRNFYEIVNLREGCAWPHSDDPKNATRKALAMIKTAARSIEASEENRKESRQISNEAVVIGAGPAGIAASFELAEAGIKTILLEKKHFLGGMAMKLGIVAPTNDCGLCTAFLDVENLEVCRKCLYRSRIDNQPNLKILTGTNITGIKGEPGNFQISAEVEPRYVDVERCILCGKCEEVCPVDGIKRKHYSTVSRKAAYLPWPQAIPRAYLIDRENCREGCRECEDICPTKAINLNDTKRNELFNAGAVVIATGISEFKPNAVTEYGFGRYQNVITQHELGHLLNPEGHTEGKLIRPSDGKEAKNIVMIQCVGSRDSNYNEYCSEVCCLFAIKHAILIKEKTDAEVTICYIDIRTPGNFEKYYIEARDKWVNFVKGRPSRIEEIPETANLLVEVEDITMNRDLLLEADLVVLSSALRPAKGTDKLSEVSCLDLNEYGFIREYYGKNRATETSLKGIYAAGSVTGPKNIPLSIAQGSAAAAKAISQIKKQKAVKEIMCAKIDEELCIKCGICVNVCPVRAVETKEEFTAIDILETPEVNPVKCVNCGQCSAFCPTGAIWAGNYREENFISQIEEIIRSADIKPKILTFLCLECAYAAVDLVGLKKIKYPPNILPLGVPCAGKVSLFDIFKSFECGADGVIVGGCATCHFKNGKDYMVSQVEFGKKLLDSIGIEKERLEYFTTAISDQRKFLDIAKRMTEKVKALS; translated from the coding sequence GTGAATAAAAAAGCAGGAAAAGAAGATTTTGTAAAAGAACCAACCACAGAAGAAAAAGAACTTGCCTTATTCATATGTACCTGTGCTGATGAAATTTCCAAGACAATAGATATTGAAAAAATTGTTGAAAGCATACAAACTGACAATACATTCAAAAGTGTGGTTATACATAATGCTCTTTGTCAGAAAGAGGGTATAAAATTTATAGCTGACAAGGTTAAAAGTGAGTTTATAGAGAAATTTGTAATTTCTGCCTGCTCCCCTCAGAGCATAGGAAAGATATTCAAAGAAGGGCTTGAAAGAGCAGGTATTAGTAGAAACTTTTACGAGATAGTCAATTTGAGAGAGGGATGTGCCTGGCCTCATTCGGATGATCCTAAAAATGCCACGAGAAAAGCTCTCGCAATGATTAAGACGGCTGCAAGAAGCATAGAGGCATCAGAAGAAAATAGAAAAGAAAGCCGCCAAATCTCAAATGAAGCCGTAGTAATTGGTGCAGGACCTGCCGGAATAGCTGCATCCTTTGAGTTGGCTGAAGCCGGAATCAAAACAATACTTCTTGAAAAAAAGCACTTTCTTGGCGGAATGGCGATGAAGTTAGGGATTGTTGCACCTACAAATGACTGCGGCTTGTGCACAGCTTTTCTTGATGTTGAGAATCTTGAAGTTTGCAGAAAATGCCTTTACAGGAGTAGAATCGACAATCAGCCTAATCTTAAAATACTTACTGGAACGAATATTACAGGAATAAAAGGAGAACCCGGGAATTTTCAAATTTCTGCTGAAGTTGAACCGCGTTATGTGGATGTTGAAAGATGCATTCTTTGTGGAAAATGCGAAGAAGTATGTCCTGTTGATGGTATCAAACGGAAACATTATTCAACGGTTTCGCGAAAAGCCGCTTATCTTCCATGGCCTCAAGCAATTCCACGGGCATATTTGATTGATAGGGAAAATTGCAGAGAGGGATGCAGAGAATGTGAAGATATCTGCCCAACTAAGGCAATAAATCTTAATGATACAAAAAGGAATGAGTTGTTTAATGCTGGTGCTGTAGTTATTGCTACCGGTATAAGCGAGTTTAAGCCAAATGCAGTAACTGAGTATGGCTTTGGAAGATATCAAAATGTGATTACTCAGCATGAATTAGGGCATCTGCTTAATCCGGAAGGGCATACTGAAGGTAAACTTATAAGGCCATCGGATGGAAAAGAAGCAAAAAATATTGTTATGATACAGTGCGTTGGGTCGCGTGACAGCAATTATAATGAATATTGCTCTGAAGTATGCTGCCTTTTTGCTATCAAACATGCCATTTTGATAAAAGAAAAAACAGACGCCGAGGTAACGATTTGTTATATCGATATAAGGACTCCCGGAAATTTTGAAAAATATTATATCGAAGCTCGTGATAAATGGGTCAATTTCGTAAAGGGTCGCCCTTCGAGAATTGAAGAAATCCCGGAAACTGCGAATCTTCTCGTTGAGGTTGAGGACATTACAATGAATCGCGACCTTCTTCTTGAAGCTGACCTTGTCGTCCTTTCCAGTGCTCTGCGTCCTGCAAAAGGGACTGATAAATTATCAGAGGTTTCCTGTCTTGATTTGAATGAATATGGTTTTATCAGGGAATATTACGGGAAAAACCGCGCCACTGAAACATCGTTGAAAGGAATTTATGCGGCAGGCTCCGTAACAGGACCAAAGAATATTCCTCTTTCTATTGCACAGGGAAGTGCGGCGGCAGCAAAAGCAATATCGCAGATTAAGAAGCAGAAAGCTGTAAAGGAAATTATGTGCGCTAAGATAGATGAAGAGCTTTGTATCAAATGTGGAATATGTGTAAATGTTTGTCCTGTGAGAGCAGTCGAAACTAAAGAAGAATTTACAGCAATAGATATTTTGGAAACACCTGAAGTGAATCCGGTGAAATGCGTCAATTGTGGACAATGTTCAGCATTTTGTCCAACAGGAGCTATTTGGGCAGGAAATTACAGAGAAGAGAATTTTATCTCCCAGATTGAAGAAATAATTCGTTCTGCTGATATCAAACCCAAAATACTTACATTCCTTTGCCTTGAATGTGCATATGCGGCTGTTGACCTTGTAGGGTTGAAGAAGATAAAATATCCACCCAATATCCTTCCATTGGGTGTGCCCTGTGCAGGGAAGGTTTCCTTGTTTGATATTTTCAAATCTTTCGAATGTGGGGCAGATGGCGTAATTGTTGGCGGTTGTGCTACATGTCACTTTAAAAACGGTAAGGATTATATGGTTTCACAAGTTGAATTTGGAAAGAAACTTTTGGATTCTATTGGGATCGAAAAAGAGAGATTGGAATATTTTACAACAGCTATTTCTGACCAAAGAAAATTTCTTGACATAGCAAAGAGAATGACTGAAAAAGTTAAAGCACTTTCATAA
- a CDS encoding 4Fe-4S dicluster domain-containing protein, translated as MKYKFDLKVRRVEEKRLENREKLGELLTSLRKRKGKKWQDSFIEADRNIYFGGSIEIDKDKCIACGACAEICPTGAIEVDDKDGVRYIYHKMQICVGCRKCEKSCDDDAIKANPGLNLKTFFEGSLELKKEAELILCVQCKRPVGPKAAIEKLKKILEEESHIHSELDFCQKCRKWRTAYEAVPRLSILIGRTASEISGKKESGE; from the coding sequence ATGAAATATAAATTTGATTTGAAGGTTAGGCGTGTTGAAGAGAAACGCCTCGAAAATAGAGAAAAATTAGGAGAACTGCTTACTTCTCTTCGCAAAAGAAAAGGGAAAAAGTGGCAAGATTCCTTTATTGAAGCTGACAGAAATATCTATTTTGGCGGCTCGATTGAAATAGACAAAGATAAATGTATTGCTTGTGGCGCCTGTGCTGAAATTTGTCCAACAGGAGCAATAGAAGTTGATGACAAAGACGGCGTAAGGTATATCTACCATAAAATGCAGATATGCGTAGGCTGCAGGAAGTGCGAAAAGAGTTGTGATGATGATGCAATAAAAGCAAATCCGGGCCTAAATCTAAAAACTTTCTTTGAAGGCTCTCTTGAATTAAAGAAGGAAGCAGAGCTTATCCTTTGTGTCCAGTGCAAAAGACCTGTTGGGCCTAAGGCGGCAATAGAAAAGCTTAAAAAAATTCTTGAAGAAGAATCACATATCCATAGTGAACTTGATTTTTGTCAGAAGTGTAGAAAATGGAGAACAGCATATGAAGCTGTGCCAAGACTTTCAATCTTGATTGGCAGAACAGCTTCCGAAATATCAGGGAAGAAAGAAAGTGGTGAATAA
- a CDS encoding 4Fe-4S dicluster domain-containing protein, whose protein sequence is MEQTKFIMINPEKCSGCRTCEMACSLYNEKECSPSLSRIRVVRNEAIGDSFPVGCALCSKPVCVEVCPTGANSIDPELGTGLINEEICVGCKACVRACPFGAAGISYRTGKAYKCNLCGGDPMCVKHCPTKCLEYAPLELTVRHRRRALADDVIAKLKGEG, encoded by the coding sequence ATGGAACAAACCAAGTTTATTATGATCAATCCGGAAAAGTGTTCGGGTTGCAGAACTTGTGAGATGGCTTGTTCTCTTTATAATGAGAAAGAGTGCAGTCCGTCTCTTTCAAGAATCCGGGTTGTAAGGAACGAAGCTATTGGAGATAGCTTCCCTGTTGGCTGTGCCCTCTGTTCGAAACCAGTGTGCGTAGAAGTTTGTCCAACTGGCGCAAACTCCATTGACCCGGAATTGGGAACGGGATTAATCAATGAAGAAATTTGCGTTGGTTGCAAGGCATGTGTAAGGGCATGTCCTTTTGGCGCTGCAGGAATTAGCTACAGAACAGGAAAAGCATATAAGTGCAATCTTTGCGGCGGCGACCCGATGTGTGTAAAACATTGCCCAACCAAATGTCTCGAATATGCACCTCTTGAGCTAACAGTAAGGCACCGCAGGCGTGCACTTGCTGATGACGTAATTGCTAAGTTAAAAGGGGAGGGCTAA